From the Haliaeetus albicilla chromosome 6, bHalAlb1.1, whole genome shotgun sequence genome, the window AGCACTTCCCATCCCCTCCCAGTGGCCCTCAGCATGGTTCAGTGAGTCACAACGCGCTCCGCGAACCGCAACTGACTGCAAAGCAGAAGTGCTGTGGGTGGCCAGCACTGAGCCACCGAACGAAGTCTATCCAcccacagcaaaaccagcagccTCGTGCTGGGAAGACGCACTGCAGTCTCCTCCTTACCCCGCCAGGTGCTGAACGCATCTCCGAGGTCTCCTGATAGACTTTGGGCCCGTCACCCAGGTTGGAATACGAGATGACAGTTGAGGAGGTAAACGTCTGGCAGTTAGCACCACTTGTCATATGCTCctgcaagaagaaaaggggaatgGTATAAAGAAGGaatgggagggaaggagagatggCAGTTAATTCTCTCTCTATACAACAAAGTAGGAAGAAATTACAATAGGAAGAATATAATCCCCATGGGTCCATCTTTCTGGAGAATACATCTTCCTGTTAAATTAATTCTTGTTTCTTGCTAAACAAGTCTACCCCCACACTTCCTTCCTCACccatctctcctccctgccctcagaGGGTATGCCTCAGGAACAAGCTCTCTATCACCGAATCCCGGTCATGAAGCAAGGCTCACAGCCTCAGCCGCCTCGGCAGCCTGAGCACAGCCCATACCAAAAGAGCACAATAAGGTGGGAGACGATAGAGGGGACGGCAGAAGCACCCTCAGTACTCCCCTCAATACAGACTGGTTTATGGAGGGTTCTTACCATGTTTCCAATCATGTCGTTCATCATCCCAAACATATCTATAAAGCCACCTGCctgataaaaagcaaaagagaacaCAAGAATAGTCAGTTTGGAAAGATACAGGAGGAAAGAACAACAAACTATCTGCAAGGGACAAAAAAACCCGCTGCCTAAGAAGAAAAGCcttgttcttttccctttcGTTCAgtagtgcaggaaaaaaacagaatttgggGTTGCCGTTCTCTCAGGCTGCATTGCCACCGTGTTCTGGCTCTCCATATCTCTGGATACAGCAAAGGTTGTTCTTTTAGTTTGGGCCTGACTCCCGATGCACTGGGGTTTGCAAGTCCGGGCACTCAGCaaagctcagagaaaaaaatctcaggatGTGCACCAACAGTGATCTTAACCATAAGACAGTAGTCCTCGATGATGTTTTCACCTCATCACTGTCAAGTCTTAATTTAAACCACAAGGAAGTTTCCATTGATTGTATTCTTTCTAACATAATAAcaagttttcttattttccctACAAACACCTGACTTTTTAATCTTGTAAACCTAAGGCTGCAGTAATATACTGGGCCAGCAAGTCCCACAGGTTAATTGTGCAATATGTAAACAAAATTACTATGTCAGTTTAaacttgctgatttttttgtttccttgagTAGCCTCTTGTTCTCATCTCCAGCACAGCAGTACTCCCGCAGCATTATTATCCTTTGAAGTCTATCTGTTTGTATTCTTAATCCTTCCCTGAGCTACAACAATTCCAGGACACTTAGTCTCTTTCACTGAGGCAATCCTGCAGAGCAAGGCAGCTAAAGTTGCTGGATCTGGAATAACCTATTTCCACTGCATTATTTTAGTAGATGACGGAGATCAGCATGCTCTAAGCACAGTGCTTCTCACATACACACAGCCATTCTCATTCCAGTCCTGTTCACTTGAAGTATTCTGTTGGCttctccattcaccaccactgGCAAAGGAGGTTGAATAATAACCTCTGCCTACTGATGTCCAAGTCTTTTCCTCACATCGTCACCATTCCTCCATTACCTCCAAACAGATCCACAGCTTCTTTTCAGACATATGAGGTTATTAAGAGACTATCTGCTCTTCCCGGGTATTAACTGTCCCAATTCCTATGAAATATTGTGCTGTAACAGCTTTAGAGCTCTTCTCTGGTCAAGCTGCAAATACAACCTCCCCCGCTCTCTCCTCTAAACAGCCCACAGACTAGATTAGAACATTAGAGGGGAAACAAGGGAAAGGCCTGAAGTCATATAGCAATGAGAGAGGTCCAAGAGAAACCAGCTGCCTCCAGTTCCAGTTCAATGCCCTCTTCCGTATTCCGTTTACTATAAATCTAGTGCTCATTCTCGTCTCTTCACACCTTCCCACCCTCACTACCCATTAGGATAGATGGTCTTGCTCACAGATGGCTACATTTTAGCACTGACTGCACAGAGCGCTGATGAATATCTGTATGGAGCCACTACTTGGAAAGCCTCTAATTTGACCCAGACAAACAGAGAACTTACCATGCCAAGCATCCCAAAGGGTGaaacagctcctgcctgccaggacaacagaaaaacagaacagagaatgACCTTGCAACAGCCAAACACTAGATCCTCCTCAGAATACCCTCATCCTTCTCAGAAACAGAACTGAGAACACTCAGGCCCAACAAACAGATCAAGAAAGTGCCCCACAGACTCGTGGCGGTTCAAACGGTATCATCCTTAACAAACCAGACAGAAGGTGATGCTCCTAAGTTTCTCCCAGTTATATTGATTTATGCCCTTGAGAAATAACACGTATTTCTTCCCCTCCGCCCATTCAACCTTGAATGCAGTTGCGTTCAATGTATTAATGCAGGTGGAGTAAAGAAAAGGACAAGACCACCACTGTTTTAGTGATTAATTCTGCATCCACCATCTGTGTGAAGGCAAGGGGCATGCCCAACCCAGTAATGGTGCAAGACAAAAGCTATCAAGGCAGTTTGAGAAATCCTATCCTGTACTCAGCCCCTCTTACCTGCATCCTACGGCCAGCCTGGCGTGCCCCAGGTGTGGTCCCATCAGTGATGCCAAGGAGTGGGCCGAACCCAAAACTTCCAGAAAGCATGCGGTTCATGTGCTGCCGATGGATGGCAAAAGGGTCCCTTTCAGAAAGGTTGAGAGAACAACGGTGAGGAAAGAATGACAGAAGACAAAGCCCCACATAATCCACCCATTCTGACTTTGAGTTTCTCTTATGTAACTGTACATTCCTTTCCAAGCTGAAAATCCAGAATGCCAAGAACTCAGTGTTGCTTATGATGATCCttggggctggaagggacctctggatcCCATCTGAGTTCTTGTAATAGAAGGTACTACAGCACAGAATCCCTCTCAGGCACTAAGTGATGTCTGCTCAGAAGTAGTTTGGTGTTCTGCTCCCACTAATGCTTTAGGGCCAAGCACAGCCAAGGCTGTTCCAGAACCTCACTGCTCTAACAGATGAAAGCCACTTCTCAGATCTGCTGTCCATGTACCCTCATCATTTCATACTCATTTCCTCTTGTGCCATCAAAACCCTTAACATTAACAGCTCTGCAAAACAATCAAACCCTTCTAGAAGAGCAGTTCTTTATTTTGCAGGGAGGTCCTCGAAGACCCTCTCAGCTGCAAAGACAGGACTACACTTAACGGCATCAGAGAGCATGCGATCCTAGATACCGTCCTCTCGCCCCTCCACGTacccgtgcacaaacacactCAAATGCAAGACTGAAGCCTCCAGAATGGACTGTATGGCCTGACACTGTGTGACATCCCTTTGCCCCAAGTAatcttcagctgctgttttcctaCAATGGTACGTGTACACCTGTCAAGAGGCTGAGACCACATACAGCTTTTGCAGATCTGAGAGGGAAAGGGAACAATAACTGGGGTCCCTAactggttttcctttctttccttcttttgcagCCTCCACTTTGAGGGCTGTACGCATTCACACATGCTGGAgaagcaaggagagaaaaaaggagaataagGACAAACGGTCACAAGACACAGCGGCCACAGTACAAAAAGTCTGGGAAATACCATAGCATTTTTTGGCACATCTTATAGTCTGCACTTATCCCTCCTGAGCATGAATAACCTCAACAGCACAGAATAATCCTGAGATCACAAAAGCACCTACTACAAACCAATACTTTTCTGTCTCTACTAGAAATGCTTCCCGTAATAAAAGCTAGACTCGTACCCGCCACATCAATGAGAACACAAGTCATTCTGTGACTAAGTGGGACATCAAGGTCTCCTCTCCTGCTAATCTATTTACAGCTGATAAAGTTCTTGCTTATTACCAATTTTGTAAGGAAAAACTTGACTTTATTCTTCTACGTAAATTAATTCTACCAAATTTCTAGTAGTGCCGTGCTTAACATAATCAAATTCTTACTGTATTACAGTCTATCCCTTATCTGCTTTGGCAAGGACTGCCAACATAGCTTCACTGCCAAAATTTATCGATAGCATCCAATTTCTGGACTGCggacagaaacaaaaacattcagTAAAAGGAATCCCAGGAAGACTTCTTGGGGCCTTTGCTAGATTTCAAGACTCGTATTTCAAAACTACTTGTTGCCTTCTCTTTACTCATTTCCTTGCAACTTGACAACTACTTTAGCAGTCTTCTCCAGCTCCATTAATGATTTCCTGTGCAGCACAGCAACAAACACTAGACGGAACAGTATATATTATCTATCTGAACTGAAATCCTACTttgcataaggaaaaaaaaaatccttacgCAATGAAAAAGATCAGGTATTCCAGCTCTCTCTTCCTCAGACAGTTGCAATGCTTTCTGGCCTACTTTATTTAATTATGCTTTCCTCCAAGACCATGCTCTAGTATTGCAGAAATCAGACCGACGCGAACCAGGTTATTCCCTGCGCTGCCCCTGAAGGGaatgtttgttatttttctccagACAGCTGCGTTGCGCTATTTCCCGCAGCCCAGAAGGCCCTTTGCCCGCCTATTCGGACGGGAGGGTAGCCCCCGCCTCCCCCAGGGGATGATCTGTGTCCCTCCAGCCACCCCCCGGGAGGATGCCCAGCTCGACTCACATAGCAAACATGGGGTCCTCCGGCTCGCCATCCCTCATCAGCCGGAACATGCTTCCCTCGGTCGGGGGCGGCCTCTgcggaggggagagggggggagtgagcacAACCCAGGCCGAGGGCGGCGAGGGGGCGAGCAGCGGAACCTGCCGccatccccccctccctccgcaTCGCCCCCATCCCGGGCAGGTGATGGCAGCGCTCCCCCGCGCCGCGCCATAGGCCGCgactccccccgccccccccttcctcccccgtCGCGGCCCTCCCggtccccttcccctgcctgcctgccggTGGGTGCCGAGCGGCGGGcgcagccccttccccttccttcgGCGGCAGGAGGAGGCCTGCGGACCGATCACGCCTCCGCTCCCATCGCGGCCTGGGACCGCGCtcgtccccgccgccccgcccgcgccAGCCGGCTCGCTCCGCGCATGCGCGACCGGTCCGCGCGAGGAGGTGCTTAccgggggagagggggaaggaagcgGGGGAGCCCCGCCCCTCGCCGACGTCACCGCGCGCGCCCCTACAGCCGGGAAGGGCGGCTCGGCAGAGCGCCCCCTGGCGACacccccgcggcgggggccgccAGACCGAACCGCCGCCGCAACCGGCCCCGGTGGGTGCGGGAGCGGCGGGGTGCAGCGAACGCCACCCGCGCCGGCGTAACCGAGAGAGCACGGAACGGCCTACGGGCAGTTATTAAACGGGGAAGGGTGCTTTGTTAAACCGGGTTGCGGGTCGTCGCGGCCCCGGGGGGAAGCCGCCGGGAATCGTACCCGGTGCACCTACACCACCCATCCGTGGGGTGACCGGCTCCGTCGCCGCCCCCGGGGAGTGCCGGTTGCCTTCTGGTACTGCCGGCTGGAAGAGACCGGACTGAGTCATTCCAGCCCGAGACCAGGGGCACGCTTcctcagggatgtttttgtcGACCGTCGCATCCTGCCCACTGCGTGCGGGAGCCAGGCGAAACCCGTGGCCAGAGGACTGGAAAGAGCAGGTTGCAAGATGTGGTTGAGAGTTGTGGCAGGAGCCACGTCCTTGGATTTCGGAGTCTGACGGAGGAAAACGACCCGGTGGCGTGCTTTATGTGGTGGGATGAGTAGGGGACTTGGCAACAGTTCTTGCTACAGCGGGTCTCAAAACTGCTCGGTGTCCAGAAAGAACAGAAGACCTCTCAATGGAGGCCCGTGTCTGGGTGTACGGAGAAGGCTCTTCAGATGTCCCCCCCCGTATCCAGTATGTGCATTCTTCGGAGGATGAAACTCACATCCACAGCGACAGGGAAGCTGTGGATAGCACCATGGTGCAGGATCGCGGGGTGGAGATGGATCCCACGGGCAGGGCGTGGGCAAAGCAGCGACAAACCGCTCGGGCAGTGCTCCTTAGGGAGGCTGTTCGTGGGTGAGCTGCTGAAACACGCTCCTGTCACCAGCTCAGAGCTGGTCTGTGAGCACTGGAGTTCATACAGAGCCTCTGCTGACACCGCCTCAGCCTTTCTGCCGCTTCTTCTGCAACCCTGAATCATCCTTCAGAGACCTCCGGTCTGGAAAGCCTTTCCTGATCggtgtgttttccttttgctccgAGGCTCTCCTGATGTTTGAGTGGAGTTGACCTCGAGTGGCAGGATTCCAAGGCAGGTAAAGAGCTTCTTGGGCAAGAACGTaaacatctctttttctttttttcccccgatcTGGGATAAAATGACTTGCTGTCCCCCAGATGCCAGTGATCCTCCCACTCCTGAAATGTCCTAGAGATGGTAAGACTCCCTCAGTTTTTTCCAAATACTCAAGTCAGGCATTGCTGCCTTCCAAACACAGAGATAGGGAAGGAATAGAACAGAGTCTGGAACAAGTACTGCTTTGCAGATCCTGTTTCTGTCCCTaatgctgctcctctgcaggtGGCCTGCGACCCAAAGGGCTGACTTTATGAGACTGGAGGCTGAGGCTGTCAGTCTCACTGGGTATTTCTGTAGCCTTACAGGCAGTCCTTACACCTGATGAACCTACGTTACCAAAGACCACGTTACCAGTGGTATTGCCAGCTCAGCAAATCACGAGGGAATCTAGCTTGCAAAGAATTGTGCTGGTGGCAAATGCTGGGCGAAACCCTGGAAGGAGGAATTGGAAACACAACCTTTTTCTGGAACACGGACAAGCCCACAGTTCCGAGGAATGCAGAAGCTGCCTTAAAGCACTGTTTATAGGAGAGGTTT encodes:
- the MLF2 gene encoding myeloid leukemia factor 2 isoform X2, producing MFRLMRDGEPEDPMFAMDPFAIHRQHMNRMLSGSFGFGPLLGITDGTTPGARQAGRRMQAGAVSPFGMLGMAGGFIDMFGMMNDMIGNMEHMTSGANCQTFTSSTVISYSNLGDGPKVYQETSEMRSAPGGIRETRRTVRDSDSGLEQMSIGHHIRERAHIMQRSRNHRTGDQEERQDYINMDESDAAAFDDEWRRETSRFRPQRGLDYRRHEGSSGRRAEGTRLAIQGPEDSPSRQSRRYDW
- the MLF2 gene encoding myeloid leukemia factor 2 isoform X1; the encoded protein is MIGPWKQQRPPPTEGSMFRLMRDGEPEDPMFAMDPFAIHRQHMNRMLSGSFGFGPLLGITDGTTPGARQAGRRMQAGAVSPFGMLGMAGGFIDMFGMMNDMIGNMEHMTSGANCQTFTSSTVISYSNLGDGPKVYQETSEMRSAPGGIRETRRTVRDSDSGLEQMSIGHHIRERAHIMQRSRNHRTGDQEERQDYINMDESDAAAFDDEWRRETSRFRPQRGLDYRRHEGSSGRRAEGTRLAIQGPEDSPSRQSRRYDW